The following nucleotide sequence is from Ferruginibacter lapsinanis.
TTGGCGAGCAGGCTGCATTGACTGCAAGTATGTTGAAACCAGGCGAAGTATTGCTACTGGAAAATCTTCGTTTTTATAAAGAAGAAGAAAAAGGAGATGAGGCTTTTGCAGAAAAATTGAGCAAGCTGGGTGATGTATATGTGAATGATGCTTTTGGTACAGCCCACAGAGCACACGCAAGTACTGCGGTTATTGCAAAATATTTTGCTGCGGATAAAAAATTATTTGGTTTGTTGATGGAAGGAGAAGTGATTAGTGCAGAAAAGGTGTTACATCATTCCGAAAAACCTTTTGTTGCAATCATTGGTGGCGCAAAAGTGTCTGATAAAATTTTGATCATCGAAAATTTATTAGAAAGAGCAACAGATATAATCATTGGCGGCGGTATGGCATATACCTTTATTAAGGCCAGAGGCGGAAAGATCGGTAATTCTCTTTGTGAAGATGATCGTTTACAAACAGCGCTGGATATTTTAGAAAAAGCTAAACAGAAAAATGTAAGCATTCATTTGCCGGAAGATTCTGTATTGGCAGATAAATTTGATGCAAATGCAAATACTCAAACAGCTCCAAGTGATGCAATTCCTGATGGGTGGATGGGATTAGACATTGGTCCGAAAGCGGTAGGTATCTTTAGCGAAATAATAGGCAAATCAAAAACCATTTTATGGAATGGGCCAATGGGTGTTTTTGAAATGGAAAAATTCCAGAATGGAACAAAATCAGTGGCGTTGGCCGTTGCCGCATCTACTAAAAATGGGGCATTTAGTTTAGTAGGTGGTGGTGATAGCGTTGCTGCAGTGAATAAATTTAACCTAGCCGATCAGGTTAGTTATGTAAGTACCGGTGGCGGTGCAATGTTAGAATATTTCGAAGGAAAGGTATTGCCCGGTATAGCAGCCATTAAATAATACAATATTCAATCCCTCTTTTAAAGAGGGATTTTTTTTGATTTAGTATAATGAAAAGATGTTTCATTTTCTGTTTTGCGTTATAAAATAATTGACTAACTTTCATTTTTAACCTTCTGCTATATTAAATCCTTAACAGTTTCTTAGGATTACGTTTTGCCATTTGTGTAATTAATCTTTTAAAACAGAAAGAAAATATTATTTTTATCTACTTAATAATAAAAACAAAATAACATGAAACGTTCAGGTCTTATAATTTTAGGTGTTGTTGCCGTATTAATATTATGGGCAATTAGTGTACGAAATGGTTTAGCTACAGCTTCTACCGGTATTAATGGTAAATGGGGGGAAGTAGAAACTCAATTTCAACGCAAAATGAAATTGTATGAAAATGTAGTTGCAACAATCAAAGGTTCTGCAAAAAATGAAGATACTACATTGATCAAGATCACCCAGATGAGGGCCAAAATCCCAACACTTGATCCCAATAATCCACAAACATTAACTGATGCCAATCGTCAGTTAGATCAGATGCGCTCTGCTATTAACATCAGCGTAGAAGCATATCCTACTATTCAAACCACACAGGCTTTTCGTGATTTTCAAACGCAAATTGAAGGTACTGAAAACAGAGTGGCTGTTGCTATCAGGGATTGGAACCAGGCTATAACAGATTATAACACCAAATTGGTAAGGTTTCCTGCTAATCTGGTAGCCGGCTTATTTGGATATACACAAAAAGCTAATTACAAAGCTGATGAAGGCGCTAAAGATGCCAAAGTAGATTTCGAATCAAAATAATCAACAAAATATTTTGGGACTATTTCCATTATTTAAGAAAAAAGATTTTTTTTCTGCTCAGGACAAAGAGCAGATAGTGGAAGCTATACGCTTATCTGAGAAGCAAACAAGCGGTGAAATAAGGGTATATGTTGAAAGCAAAAATCCTTTTATGGATCCGATAGATAGAGCAGCGGAGATCTTTTTTGAATTAAAAATGCAGGAAACAGAGCATCGCAATGCGGTGCTCTTATATATTGCCATGGGGCATAAACAATTGGCGTTATTTGCCGATGAAGGGATTTATCAAAAAGTTGGAGCAGAATATTGGGATAATGCCGTAAAAAATATGATTGCAGCTTTTACAAAAGAAAATATTAGCAATGGAATTGAACAGTGCATCAAACAAATTGGCGAAACCTTAAAAGAAAAATTTCCCTACGAAGCCTCTGCCGATAAAAATGAATTGCCAGATGATATTGTTTTCGGTAAATAAAAGATTTAATTTCTCCTGTGGGAGATAAACATGAAAAAACTTCTATCCATATTTTTTTTGTTCGTGTCCGTAACAATTTTTGCGCAAACAAAATTTGATGCAAAAGCTTTACTGCAGCCACGTACAGGCAAACAACAGTTGGTAAATGATTTTGCCGGGATACTTACTGCCGATCAGCAGCAGGCACTTGAAAATAAATTGGTTGCTTTTGATGATAGCACTTCTACACAAATTGCTGTAGTAATTGTTCCGAATCTGGATGGATATGATGTAGCTGATTATAATGTACAATTAGGAAGAGCCTGGGGTGTTGGCGGTAAAGAATTCAATAATGGAGTTGTTTTATTGATTTCCAAAGAAGACAGAAAACTGAATATAGCTACCGGTTATGGGGTAGAAGGGGCTTTACCGGATGTTACCTGTAAACATATTATTGATGAGGTCATCGTTCCAAATTTCAAAGGCAATGATTTTTATGGAGGTATCAATCAAGGGACTGATGCTATCATACGTGCCGTAAAGGGCGAATATGCTGCACCGGAAGGTTATCACAGATCTAAAGGAATCTCTCCATTCAAAATTATACTTATTATTATCATCATCTTGGTGTTGTTATCTTCTGTAGGAGGAGGTAGCGGAGGCTCCTTTATGAGCAGAAGAGGGTACAGAGGCTTTAATGGTCCTGTATTTTTTCCCGGCGGCTGGGGTGGTGGTGGAAGTAGTAGTGGCGGTAGTTCCGGCGGTTTTGGTGGTTTCGGCGGCGGTAGTTTTGGTGGTGGCGGTGCAAGCGGAAACTGGTAACTACCAGGTTTAATACTCCTGCTCTAATGGATGAATCATTAATTCATCAATCACCACATGCTTTGGTTGCGATGCAATATAAACGATTGCATTCGCCATATCTTCATTTTTTAGCCAGTTTTTATGAGAGGTGTCACCTTCAGGTTCTGCATGAAAGTAAGAATCTACTAATCCGCTGTATACAACAGTCACTTTGATTGCATGAGGGCGTAACTCTTTTCTGATTGCCATGCTGAAAGCATCCTGAGCATATTTACTAGCACAGTATAATGAACCATTGGCAAAGGTTCTTTTGGCAACATCACTGGCAAGATTAATGATATGTCCTTTTTTGTTCTCTTTCATGATAGGAATAACTGCTTTGCAAAAAAGAAATGTGCCTTTTGTATTGGTTGCAAATACATCATCCCAGTCTTGTACGGTGATCTCTTCAGCAGGTTTAAAAATGCCAAAGCCTGCATTGTTGATCATTATATCGACACTTCCAAAAGCTTGTATAAAAGACTGCACGGTACTATTTACAAATGCTTCATCTCCAATATTGCCAACATAGATACTGCAGTTACTACCTTTCGCAATTATCTCAGATTGTACAGCAAGTAATTCAGCCTCACTTCTTGCGATCAATCCAATATTTACTTTATAAGAGGCAAATAAAAGTGCAGTGGCTTTGCCAATGCCCTTGCTTGCACCTGTAATTAAAATATTTTTATGTAGTAATGAATTCATTTTTCTAAGGTAGATAATTATGATTATTGTTTAATAAAATCGTATAAAAAAAGCTAACTCAAAATGAGTTAGCTTTTTTTATACATATTGTAGATCAGTTAAAAAGTATATCTAACACCTAATCCGCCTAAGTTTCCACCAAATCCATATCCACTTCCGAATTCAAAAGTAGGCTGCCAGTCAAGAGAAAGATTAAGCGGCAGATCCTTAAATTTATAATCGATACCAATAACGCCATCAATACCAACAACAGTATTATTGCCTTTGTAAAGTCCTACGTGAGCACCAGGTCCAATATACCATTTCAGGTTAGACTCTGTATTTAGGTCTCCGTGTATTTCATATAATCCTGAAATACGTGTACCTGCGCTGTTAAAAAAGCCGATGAACTCAAGTGCATTTTTGGTATCCAGGAATGTTTTAAGTGTTAAACCTGCACCATTCCATATCTTGATACCTGCAGCGGTTTTGTAAGATAAACTTTTGGCAGTTCTGTTTTGAGCATTTGCAGCTGCAACCACTAATGTTAGAGATAATACCAGGATTCCAATTTTTTTCATTTGTTTTAATTTTCGTTTATAATGTGTTTGTTTTTTGTTGATTGAATACGAAGTTAACCGAAAACATTCTAAATGTGATAGGTTAAATTTTTCACTTATTGGTTAAAAGTCCATCTGTACTCAACTCTGCTTAAGACTGTCAAACATCAAAAAAAGTTGCATGGTTCTAACTCTATTTAAAAACGGTCTTGATATATTCTGCAATTTCACCGCCTTTAGCTTTACTTATTTTATCCAGGCTTCCTTTAAATAATGGGTCAGTATAGATCCAGTATTGTTCTGGTATTGCTTTTCTAAAGGTAATAATATGGTCTATTCCTCTTTTAACTTTTGCAACATCATTAATTTTCAACAAATATTTTGCAAATACACCGGTTGCACCTAACTTATCCTGATTAGGAGGAGAGTCATTATAGTTACTGGCTACAAAATCAAAGTCAGCTTCAGTGCCATTTGTCATCATGATTTCCCCAACAATCTTTCCAAGATTCCCTTTGGCATCATTCGTGTATTTTTTTGCCAATTCATAAGCTTTACTCGGTTGTAATTTACTTAATCCATCTAATGCAGCACCAGATACGGAATAAGAAGAGTCATTTACATTACTGCTGTAAATAGATTCATATTTTTTGTCTTCAGTTTGAGCTAAGAAACTGATTGCCGCAGCTTTAGTTTTTTTGTCTTTCTCAGTTAATGCGATTTTTTCTACCTCATCTAGAATTTCTTTGTTGCCGGCTATTTTAGATTTTGCCAATGCATTGATTGTCCATCTTCTTAAACCACTGAACTTGTCATGTAATCCCAGTGCCAATTCTTTCATTTCGTTTTTTTCAAAATAATCCAGTGCTTCTTTTCTATCTAAATAGTTAGGAGCTCTCTCATACTGAACAATGAACTCTTCGGCTGATTTGTTGTCCGTTTTTTCGCAAAGCAAAACTTTATCAGCATCAACATTGATCAGATCTGGTTTGCTGCCATAGCTAAAGACAAAAGTGTCAGCTTTGTTTTCAATCCAAACCTTGTGCCTGGCTTTATCTTTACCAATATACACATCAATAGCTATAGGAAGCCTGAATGCTTTGCCTTCCTGTGTTTGCTTTACAAATACGTATGCTTTTTCGGTAGGGGCATCGTATTTGTAAGATATATCCAATTTCGGGTGTCCGCTACCGTAGTACCATTGATTCCAGAACCAGTTCATGTCTTGTCCGGTTACTTCTTCAAAAGCAAGACGCAATTGTCCGGCTTCACCTGATTTAAATTTATTAGTAGTTAGATAATTATTTAAAGATTTGAAAAAAGCATCGTCACCAACATAATTCCTAAGCATATGTAAGATATGTCCTCCTTTATTATAACTAACAGCGTCAAACATGGCTTCCTTATCAGGATAAATAAAACGAACAAGATCTTTTCCTTCACTTCCACTTAAGAGATATCCTTGCATATCTTCCATTTTATGTGCATCAGCAAAGTCCTTACCATATTTATATTCGTCCCAGATACATTCACTATAATTAGCGAAACTTTCATTTACGGTAATGTTACTCCAGCTTTCTGCTGTAACCAGGTCCCCAAACCATTGATGAAATAATTCATGAGCAATGGTTTCTTCCCAGCTATTACCATCAGTCAATTGTCGGCTGTTTTGGTAAGCGCTTTCCTGGTGTAAAGTTGCTGTAGTATTTTCCATTGCGCCACTCACGTAATCTCTGCCTACGATCTGAGCATATTTGGCCCAGGGATAATCAATACCTAATTTTTCTGAGTATAATTTTATCATTTCCGGAGTATTACCAAATACACCTCTTGCATAGGGGGCTTGTTTTTTCTCTACATAATAGCTAACTTCTTTTCCTTTATAATTGTCCTTTATAATTGCAAAATCGCCAACACCCATGAAAAACAAATAAGGGGCATGCGGCAGATCCATTTTCCAGTAATCTGTTCTTGTGCCGTCGGTATTTTTCTTCTGACTGATCAGTAAGCCGTTGCTTAGTGTAACATATTTTGAAGGAACAGTCATATAAATTTCTTCCGTACTTTTTTGGTTGGGTTTATCAATAGTAGGCATCCAAACACTATTGCTTTCTGTTTCACCTTGTGTCCAGATTTGAATAGGCTTGTTTTTATCTTCCCCTTTTGGGTTTATAAAATAAAGCCCTTTAGCATCGGTAATGGCAGCACTTCCCTTTACTTTTAAGTCATTAGGTTTGGCCGTATAATTTATATAAACGGTATAATTTTCACCTCCTTTGTAGGTTCTGTCAAGCTGAATAAAGAGTTGTAGACTATCATATCTGTATTTTAAGGGAGATTTTATCAGGCCTTTCATAATGGCAACTTCCTTAATATCCATCCCCTTAGTGTCCAAAGTCAATGAATCTGTCGCATAAAAATGAGGTTTTAAGGTTATCCAGGCTTTGCCATATAGGTAAGACTTGTCGTAATCAAACTTCACATCTAATTTAGTGTGAACCAGATCGTTGATTTTTGTAGCAGAGGCTCTGTATATATTCATCCACGAGGTGTCAGCAGCTACTTCTTCCTGCTGAGCAAATGCACTAGTTACAATCATTATGCAGATTGCAATTGCGAAAAATTTCTTCATATTTCTGTTTTTAGAGTTGTAAAAATAGGGGTACTCTTGTTAACGCAAAACGAATTTTTGTATAAATGGTAAAAGAAAAATTTTAATAAGTATTTTTGTGAATAAAATATAGAGGATGCAAAAATTACTATACTCGTTATTGCTTTTAATCTTTAGTCAAATAGCCTTCTCTCAGCAAAATCGTTTTATTTATATTCAAACAGAAAACAAACAACCTTTTTATGTTAAGTTAGATAAGAAGGTCTTTAGTTCAGCATCATCTGGCTATGTAATTATTCCTAAATTGGTAGATGGTACATATAATCTTTCTATCGGGTTTCCTAAAAATCAATGGCCAGCTCAAAATATTCAATGTACAATTGATAAAAAAGATGTGGGATATTTATTAAAAAATTTCGGTGAAAAAGGATGGGGTTTATTCAATCTGCAAACCTTGGATGTGTTGATGGCATTGAATTCAACCGGGAATGCAGATAATGTTGTTGTAAAAGAAACTCAGACAGATGCATTCTCAAATATGTTATCAGATGTAGTGAATGATCCTTCTATAAAGCAATCTGCCGTTATTGTAAAGCCAACAAAGCCGACGGTGATTAAGGAGGATGTAGTAATCACAGCTCCGCAACCTCCCGTTGTAAATGACCTGCAATCAACAACTATACAACCTAAGATCAAGCGTGCCTTGTATAATTCTAATGCCGATGGTACAGAAATGATCTATATAGATATGTCAGGAGATAAAGAAGATACGATCAGAATATTTATACCTGCTGAAAAAACTCCGGTTGTTAAAGAGTCAACTCCGGTGCAGAATCAAGAGGTAATAGTACAGAAGGAAATTGTAAAACAAGACGACAAGAATGTAGCTAAAGAAAAATTTCTTGAGATACAGCTCCCGAATCCTAATGCCACGGTTGATACTGGCCAAACTGTAACGGTGGCGAAGCTCAATAGTCAGGAAGTAGTAACAGAGAATAAGGTAGTGGTGGAGACAAAACCGGTTACATTGCCAATCAGTGTAACAAATGGTAATTGTAAAGCGATTGCGACTGACGAAGATTTCCTTAAACTGCGAAAAAAAATGGCAGCAGCAGATTCAGAGGACGATATGGTTGTAGCAGCTAAAAAGATATTCAAAACAAAATGCTTCAGTACAGAACAGGTTAAAAATCTCAGCTTTTTGTTTTTGAAAGATGATGGAAAATATCAGTTCTTCGATGCTGTATATCCTTATGTAACCGACCAGTCGGCTTTTGAAACATTGCAAAACCAGCTCAAAGAAGAATATTATATCAATCGATTCAAGGTAATGATACACTAATATACAAGCAGCATCATCTTTTAAGATACTTTATGGCAAGATATTTTATAGAGGTATCCTACAATGGATCAAACTATGCCGGTTTTCAGATTCAGCAAAATGCTAATTCAATTCAGAGTGAAGTAGAAAAGGCGCTTAAAGTTTTTTTTAAAGAAGATTTTCAGCTTACAGGATCCTCTCGTACAGATGCAGGAGTGCATGCTATTCAAAATTATTTTCACTTCGACTCCAATATGCTTCCTGTTGAAGACCTGCTTGAACGGATAGTGTATAATATTAATGCTATTCTACCCGACGATATTGTTGTCAAAGCGATCAGGAAGGTTAAAGATGATGCTCATTGTCGTTTTGATGCCATCGAACGGGTTTATAGATACTATGTTTACCGTACAAAGAATCCATTTGTAGCTGATAGGGCTTACTATTATCCTTATAAGTTGGATCTGATAAGTTTACAACAAGCCGCAACAGCACTACTAGAATACGAAGACTTTACTTCCTTTTCAAAAAAAAACACCCAGGTAAAAACATTTAACTGCAAGCTAACCCGGAGTTTTTGGGCTGAAGAAGACAACATGCTTATATATACTGTATCGGGTAATCGTTTTTTACGGGGAATGGTTAGAGGGCTGGTAGGTACAATGCTTAAGGTAGGCACTCAAAAAATCACCTTAGATGATTTTAAGCAGATCATACTTTCAAAGGATTGCTCGAAAGCGGATTTTTCAGTACCGCCGCAAGGCTTGTTTCTTGAGCAGGTTTTGTATTGAATGGCATCGAAATTGTGTATCTAAATAGGAATAAGCAACTTTTCGTATTTGGTTTCAAAAATTCCATCACACCCATGTCACTATTTTTTACTTTTACATTACTTCATTTGTATAGGTAGATATCTATAAATCCATTGATTTGCCATTTCATTTGAATAGATTCTAGAAATATTTAAAATTTATTTTAAATGCTAAAAGTCAATGTGGCAGAGCTTCATATCGTATGATTGAATAATTTTAAAATCCAAATCCTACTTTTTTTTCAAAAAAACTTTGTTATTCAGTTTCATCCTATTACCTTTGCAATCCGCTTTTGAAAAAAGGCACTAGTTCTTAAGAAAATCGCACCAAAAAAATCGAAAAAAAAGTTTCAAGAAAATGAAATAAAATTTGGGTGGTAATACAAAGGTTCTTACCTTTGCAACCCCAATCGAAAATAGGGAAAAAGTTCTTACTAAATCTTGATAATGAAGCAGATAAAACTGCATGACTTATCAAAAAGATTCTCCCGAAAAATCGAAAAAAAGTTTCAAAAAAATGAAATAAAATTTGGGTGGTAATGTAAAGACTCTTACCTTTGCACTCCCAATCGAAAAACGGGCAAAAAAGTTCTTAATATATCTTAATAATGAAGCAGAAAAAGGCTGCGTAAATGGTTCAAATCCATAGTCATTACACTCTTTGGTTTTCTTCGGAAAATATAAAGAAAAGATCTTTGAAAGTTTGGAAACAACAGCATAGAATATTAAACATTCTAGTAGGTAAATTCACGCAATAATATTAATTAGAATTTGACAAATTAATTTCCAATGAAATTACATTAGTCAGTTCAAACAACTCATTTACAATGGAGAGTTTGATCCTGGCTCAGGATGAACGCTAGCGGCAGGCTTAATACATGCAAGTCGAGGGGCAGCACGGGTAGCAATACCTGGTGGCGACCGGCAAACGGGTGCGGAACACGTACGCAACCTTCCCATAACTGGTGAATAGCCTTCCGAAAGGGAGATTAATACACCGTAACATAACGAGTAGGCATCTACTTGTTATTATAGGCTTCGGCCGGTTTTGGATGGGCGTGCGCCTGATTAGGTAGTTGGCGGGGTAACGGCCCACCAAGCCTGCGATCAGTAACTGGTGTGAGAGCACGACCAGTCACACGGGCACTGAGACACGGGCCCGACTCCTACGGGAGGCAGCAGTAAGGAATATTGGTCAATGGACGAAAGTCTGAACCAGCCATGCCGCGTGAAGGATTAAGGCCCTCTGGGTTGTAAACTTCTTTTATCTGGGACGAAAAAAGGGCTTTCTAGCTCACTTGACGGTACCAGAGGAATAAGCACCGGCTAACTCCGTGCCAGCAGCCGCGGTAATACGGAGGGTGCAAGCGTTATCCGGATTTACTGGGTTTAAAGGGTGCGTAGGTGGGTTGGTAAGTCAGTGGTGAAATCTTCGAGCTTAACTCGGAAACTGCCATTGATACTATCAATCTTGAATTATCTGGAGGTAAGCGGAATATGTCATGTAGCGGTGAAATGCTTAGATATGACATAGAACACCCATTGCGAAGGCAGCTTACTACGGATATATTGACACTGAGGCACGAAAGCGTGGGGATCAAACAGGATTAGATACCCTGGTAGTCCACGCCCTAAACGATGGATACTCGACATCAGCGATACACTGTTGGTGTCTGAGCGAAAGCATTAAGTATCCCACCTGGGAAGTACGATCGCAAGATTGAAACTCAAAGGAATTGACGGGGGTCCGCACAAGCGGTGGAGCATGTGGTTTAATTCGATGATACGCGAGGAACCTTACCTGGGCTAGAATGCTGGGAGACCGTGGGTGAAAGCTCACTTTGTAGCAATACACTGCCAGTAAGGTGCTGCATGGCTGTCGTCAGCTCGTGCCGTGAGGTGTTGGGTTAAGTCCCGCAACGAGCGCAACCCCTATCACTAGTTGCCATCAGGTAATGCTGGGAACTCTAGTGAAACTGCCGCCGTAAGGCGTGAGGAAGGAGGGGATGATGTCAAGTCATCATGGCCTTTATGCCCAGGGCTACACACGTGCTACAATGGAGAGGACAAAGGGCTGCTACCTGGTGACAGGATGCTAATCTCAAAAACCTCTTCTCAGTTCAGATTGGAGTCTGCAACTCGACTCCATGAAGCTGGAATCGCTAGTAATCGTATATCAGCAATGATACGGTGAATACGTTCCCGGACCTTGTACACACCGCCCGTCAAGCCATGGAAGCTGGGTGTACCTAAAGTCGATAACCGTAAGGAGTCGCCTAGGGTAAAACTAGTAACTGGGGCTAAGTCGTAACAAGGTAGCCGTATCGGAAGGTGCGGCTGGAATACCTCCTTTTTAGAGCAGCGTTTACCGCTGTTGTTTTCAAATACTTTCATTGTTAGTTCTTAACTTAATAATGTGGTAACCCGATACTCAATTTGATGAGGGCTACAATCCTAAATAGATCCGTAGCTCAGCCTGGTTAGAGCACTACACTGATAATGTAGGGGTCTCCAGTTCAAATCTGGACGGGTCTACTTTAAATTAGCAAATTAGCAAATGCGCTGATCGGCTAATTCTCTATGGGGGGTTAGCTCAGTTGGCTAGAGCATCTGCCTTGCACGCAGAGGGTCATCGGTTCGACTCCGATATCCTCCACTAATTTAGTTCTTTGTTGATTGTATTGATTATGGCTATCATAATTGGTTACCAAACATTTAAATGTGATTCGTCAGGCGAATCAATTGGTTCAAGTCCAACACATTTGCTTTCACGAAAGTGATAAGTTCTTTGACATATTGGGAATAAAAAGTTGTAATTACGAGTAAATTACACTTTGTAGTAAATTTATTTACTACAAAAATTTAAGATTTTTAAAGCAATTAAGGGTGTATGGTGGATGCCTAGGCTCTGAGAGGCGATGA
It contains:
- a CDS encoding phosphoglycerate kinase, which encodes MSKFSSYNFKGLKALVRVDFNVPLDAEFNITDDTRMTATIPTIKKILADGGSAILMSHFGRPKDGPTDKYSLKHLVKHLSDLLNTESKNSTTAPIVRVFFADDCIGEQAALTASMLKPGEVLLLENLRFYKEEEKGDEAFAEKLSKLGDVYVNDAFGTAHRAHASTAVIAKYFAADKKLFGLLMEGEVISAEKVLHHSEKPFVAIIGGAKVSDKILIIENLLERATDIIIGGGMAYTFIKARGGKIGNSLCEDDRLQTALDILEKAKQKNVSIHLPEDSVLADKFDANANTQTAPSDAIPDGWMGLDIGPKAVGIFSEIIGKSKTILWNGPMGVFEMEKFQNGTKSVALAVAASTKNGAFSLVGGGDSVAAVNKFNLADQVSYVSTGGGAMLEYFEGKVLPGIAAIK
- a CDS encoding LemA family protein, whose translation is MKRSGLIILGVVAVLILWAISVRNGLATASTGINGKWGEVETQFQRKMKLYENVVATIKGSAKNEDTTLIKITQMRAKIPTLDPNNPQTLTDANRQLDQMRSAINISVEAYPTIQTTQAFRDFQTQIEGTENRVAVAIRDWNQAITDYNTKLVRFPANLVAGLFGYTQKANYKADEGAKDAKVDFESK
- a CDS encoding TPM domain-containing protein, whose protein sequence is MGLFPLFKKKDFFSAQDKEQIVEAIRLSEKQTSGEIRVYVESKNPFMDPIDRAAEIFFELKMQETEHRNAVLLYIAMGHKQLALFADEGIYQKVGAEYWDNAVKNMIAAFTKENISNGIEQCIKQIGETLKEKFPYEASADKNELPDDIVFGK
- a CDS encoding TPM domain-containing protein, whose translation is MKKLLSIFFLFVSVTIFAQTKFDAKALLQPRTGKQQLVNDFAGILTADQQQALENKLVAFDDSTSTQIAVVIVPNLDGYDVADYNVQLGRAWGVGGKEFNNGVVLLISKEDRKLNIATGYGVEGALPDVTCKHIIDEVIVPNFKGNDFYGGINQGTDAIIRAVKGEYAAPEGYHRSKGISPFKIILIIIIILVLLSSVGGGSGGSFMSRRGYRGFNGPVFFPGGWGGGGSSSGGSSGGFGGFGGGSFGGGGASGNW
- a CDS encoding SDR family oxidoreductase; amino-acid sequence: MNSLLHKNILITGASKGIGKATALLFASYKVNIGLIARSEAELLAVQSEIIAKGSNCSIYVGNIGDEAFVNSTVQSFIQAFGSVDIMINNAGFGIFKPAEEITVQDWDDVFATNTKGTFLFCKAVIPIMKENKKGHIINLASDVAKRTFANGSLYCASKYAQDAFSMAIRKELRPHAIKVTVVYSGLVDSYFHAEPEGDTSHKNWLKNEDMANAIVYIASQPKHVVIDELMIHPLEQEY
- a CDS encoding M1 family metallopeptidase: MKKFFAIAICIMIVTSAFAQQEEVAADTSWMNIYRASATKINDLVHTKLDVKFDYDKSYLYGKAWITLKPHFYATDSLTLDTKGMDIKEVAIMKGLIKSPLKYRYDSLQLFIQLDRTYKGGENYTVYINYTAKPNDLKVKGSAAITDAKGLYFINPKGEDKNKPIQIWTQGETESNSVWMPTIDKPNQKSTEEIYMTVPSKYVTLSNGLLISQKKNTDGTRTDYWKMDLPHAPYLFFMGVGDFAIIKDNYKGKEVSYYVEKKQAPYARGVFGNTPEMIKLYSEKLGIDYPWAKYAQIVGRDYVSGAMENTTATLHQESAYQNSRQLTDGNSWEETIAHELFHQWFGDLVTAESWSNITVNESFANYSECIWDEYKYGKDFADAHKMEDMQGYLLSGSEGKDLVRFIYPDKEAMFDAVSYNKGGHILHMLRNYVGDDAFFKSLNNYLTTNKFKSGEAGQLRLAFEEVTGQDMNWFWNQWYYGSGHPKLDISYKYDAPTEKAYVFVKQTQEGKAFRLPIAIDVYIGKDKARHKVWIENKADTFVFSYGSKPDLINVDADKVLLCEKTDNKSAEEFIVQYERAPNYLDRKEALDYFEKNEMKELALGLHDKFSGLRRWTINALAKSKIAGNKEILDEVEKIALTEKDKKTKAAAISFLAQTEDKKYESIYSSNVNDSSYSVSGAALDGLSKLQPSKAYELAKKYTNDAKGNLGKIVGEIMMTNGTEADFDFVASNYNDSPPNQDKLGATGVFAKYLLKINDVAKVKRGIDHIITFRKAIPEQYWIYTDPLFKGSLDKISKAKGGEIAEYIKTVFK
- a CDS encoding DUF4476 domain-containing protein, with the protein product MQKLLYSLLLLIFSQIAFSQQNRFIYIQTENKQPFYVKLDKKVFSSASSGYVIIPKLVDGTYNLSIGFPKNQWPAQNIQCTIDKKDVGYLLKNFGEKGWGLFNLQTLDVLMALNSTGNADNVVVKETQTDAFSNMLSDVVNDPSIKQSAVIVKPTKPTVIKEDVVITAPQPPVVNDLQSTTIQPKIKRALYNSNADGTEMIYIDMSGDKEDTIRIFIPAEKTPVVKESTPVQNQEVIVQKEIVKQDDKNVAKEKFLEIQLPNPNATVDTGQTVTVAKLNSQEVVTENKVVVETKPVTLPISVTNGNCKAIATDEDFLKLRKKMAAADSEDDMVVAAKKIFKTKCFSTEQVKNLSFLFLKDDGKYQFFDAVYPYVTDQSAFETLQNQLKEEYYINRFKVMIH
- the truA gene encoding tRNA pseudouridine(38-40) synthase TruA, producing the protein MARYFIEVSYNGSNYAGFQIQQNANSIQSEVEKALKVFFKEDFQLTGSSRTDAGVHAIQNYFHFDSNMLPVEDLLERIVYNINAILPDDIVVKAIRKVKDDAHCRFDAIERVYRYYVYRTKNPFVADRAYYYPYKLDLISLQQAATALLEYEDFTSFSKKNTQVKTFNCKLTRSFWAEEDNMLIYTVSGNRFLRGMVRGLVGTMLKVGTQKITLDDFKQIILSKDCSKADFSVPPQGLFLEQVLY